A window from Aliamphritea hakodatensis encodes these proteins:
- a CDS encoding HDOD domain-containing protein — translation MEVSELLQQTHKLPNVPDVVRELIQQLNNPNADYGEISEKVSQDQTMSLKILRLVNSAHFGLSRKVSSIDEAVVMLGMTQLKTLVIASGLAGSVSEVEGMNLKEFWSQSFRIATIAKWYASKTDNVDPDMAFTIGLIHNIGRLLLHLTKPKLAEAIQQRVKESGTSRSAAEMERLNFTTPEAGQALLELWKFPEELGQAVRYHKNPMEAEPPNPACAITNIACYLNACIRSKRSLEETIERFPVKVAALAGLPADIASSCEEAMALESGLDGLAG, via the coding sequence ATGGAAGTCAGCGAATTATTACAACAGACTCACAAATTACCCAATGTACCTGATGTGGTACGTGAGCTGATCCAGCAACTGAACAATCCAAATGCCGACTATGGTGAAATCAGCGAAAAGGTCTCTCAGGATCAGACCATGTCACTGAAGATACTTCGTCTGGTCAACTCAGCACACTTCGGCCTGAGCCGAAAAGTGTCCTCAATCGACGAAGCCGTTGTCATGCTCGGCATGACCCAGCTGAAAACACTGGTTATCGCCTCCGGACTGGCAGGCTCAGTCAGCGAAGTGGAAGGCATGAACCTGAAAGAATTCTGGTCACAGTCATTCCGCATTGCCACGATTGCCAAATGGTACGCCAGCAAAACCGACAACGTTGATCCGGATATGGCATTCACCATCGGCCTGATTCATAACATCGGCCGTCTGTTGTTACACCTCACCAAACCTAAACTGGCCGAAGCCATTCAGCAGCGGGTCAAGGAAAGCGGCACAAGCCGGTCAGCAGCAGAAATGGAACGCCTGAACTTTACGACTCCGGAAGCGGGCCAGGCCCTGCTGGAGTTATGGAAATTCCCGGAAGAGCTGGGTCAGGCTGTTCGCTACCATAAAAACCCGATGGAAGCCGAGCCACCTAACCCTGCCTGCGCCATCACCAACATTGCCTGCTATCTGAATGCCTGCATCCGCAGCAAACGCAGCCTGGAAGAAACCATTGAACGCTTCCCGGTTAAAGTAGCCGCACTGGCAGGCTTACCGGCTGACATTGCCAGCAGCTGTGAAGAAGCCATGGCACTTGAGTCCGGCCTTGACGGTCTGGCCGGTTAA
- a CDS encoding class I SAM-dependent methyltransferase yields MQAVFDYIEQQFGRRPGEVSRLFHGRGCCFSGFENVVIDRLPPLIVIRLFNEIPADQLERLVAFFAEHPVHRPATLLVQHRYRREDSIQVCWQADDADIHRLAVTEGSLKFWMQPLKNQNNGLFLDMREGRRWVQQHAEGARVLNLFAYTCGFSVAALAGGAEKVVNLDMSSPALNTGRENHRLNDHDLSRVKFFAHDLFRSWGKLKREGPYDLVVIDPPSFQKGSFVATKDYLKVLRRLPELTTDHAKVLSCLNSPELESQFLRDLMAEHCPQFSFVERLANPDDFPDADPERALKVLVFEKLA; encoded by the coding sequence ATGCAGGCCGTATTTGATTATATAGAACAGCAGTTTGGCCGCCGGCCGGGGGAAGTCAGCCGTTTATTTCATGGCCGGGGGTGTTGCTTCAGTGGCTTTGAAAATGTGGTTATTGATCGCTTGCCGCCACTGATCGTTATCCGTCTGTTTAATGAAATTCCGGCGGATCAGCTAGAGCGGCTGGTGGCTTTTTTTGCAGAACATCCGGTTCACCGGCCAGCGACATTGCTGGTGCAGCACCGCTATCGCCGTGAAGACAGTATTCAGGTGTGCTGGCAGGCGGATGATGCTGATATTCACAGGCTGGCGGTGACAGAAGGGTCGCTGAAGTTCTGGATGCAACCCCTGAAGAATCAGAACAACGGTTTGTTTCTGGACATGCGCGAAGGCCGTCGCTGGGTGCAGCAGCATGCTGAAGGGGCGCGGGTTCTTAATCTGTTTGCATATACCTGTGGCTTTTCGGTAGCTGCGCTGGCCGGTGGAGCTGAGAAGGTGGTTAATCTGGATATGAGCAGTCCGGCGTTAAACACCGGTCGGGAGAATCACAGGCTGAATGATCATGATCTCAGCCGGGTAAAGTTCTTTGCCCATGATCTGTTCCGTTCCTGGGGGAAGCTGAAGCGTGAAGGGCCTTATGATCTGGTGGTAATTGATCCGCCAAGTTTTCAGAAGGGTAGCTTTGTGGCAACCAAGGATTATCTGAAAGTGTTACGGCGTTTGCCGGAGCTGACCACTGATCATGCCAAAGTACTCAGTTGTCTGAATTCGCCGGAGCTGGAAAGTCAGTTTTTGCGGGATCTGATGGCAGAGCATTGCCCACAGTTCAGCTTTGTGGAACGTCTGGCGAACCCGGATGATTTCCCGGATGCTGATCCGGAGCGGGCGCTGAAGGTGCTTGTATTTGAGAAACTGGCTTGA
- the htpX gene encoding protease HtpX, which produces MRIVLFLLTNLAIILVASVTLSLLGVGSTLQANGVDLDLGNLLIICAVFGFIGSFVSLLLSKFMAKRSTGLQMIEQASNADEQWLMDTVQELVTEAGIGMPEVGIFPAEQANAFATGWNKNNALVGISLGLLQRFRREEIRAVLAHEIGHIANGDMVTLTLIQGVVNTFVMFFARIIGHFVDRVILKNEEGHGIGYFIASIVAELILGVLASTIVAWFSRRREFRADEMGARLAGNFAMIGALQRLKAEYEVPDQMPTTMTAFGISSHLKQGFMAAFATHPPLDDRIAALQK; this is translated from the coding sequence ATGCGTATCGTACTCTTTCTTCTGACCAACCTTGCCATCATTCTGGTTGCCAGTGTTACCCTCAGCCTTCTGGGCGTGGGCTCCACCCTGCAAGCCAACGGCGTGGATCTTGATCTGGGCAACCTGCTGATCATCTGTGCCGTTTTCGGTTTCATCGGCTCCTTTGTTTCCCTGCTGCTCTCCAAATTCATGGCCAAACGCTCTACCGGCCTGCAAATGATCGAACAGGCCAGCAACGCTGACGAACAGTGGCTGATGGATACGGTTCAGGAACTGGTCACCGAAGCCGGCATCGGCATGCCGGAAGTAGGCATTTTTCCGGCGGAACAGGCGAATGCCTTTGCCACCGGCTGGAATAAAAACAATGCGCTGGTCGGTATCAGCCTGGGCCTGTTACAGCGTTTCCGCCGGGAAGAAATCCGCGCCGTCCTGGCCCATGAAATAGGCCACATTGCCAACGGTGACATGGTCACCCTGACGCTGATTCAGGGGGTGGTAAACACCTTTGTCATGTTCTTTGCCCGCATCATTGGTCACTTTGTTGACCGGGTTATTCTGAAGAACGAAGAAGGCCATGGCATCGGCTACTTCATCGCATCAATCGTTGCTGAACTGATTCTGGGCGTACTGGCATCCACCATCGTTGCCTGGTTCAGCCGCCGCCGGGAATTCCGCGCCGATGAAATGGGTGCCCGCCTGGCAGGTAATTTTGCAATGATCGGTGCCCTGCAACGCCTCAAGGCGGAATATGAAGTGCCTGACCAGATGCCAACAACCATGACTGCATTCGGTATCAGCAGCCACCTTAAACAGGGTTTTATGGCCGCATTTGCCACCCATCCGCCACTGGATGACCGCATAGCCGCGCTGCAGAAATAA
- a CDS encoding PA3496 family putative envelope integrity protein — MNEKTAIEEELDITDTDSADTELSTAEKRFCPDTEKRRRIEAMREQRELERELREFFDD; from the coding sequence ATGAATGAAAAAACTGCTATCGAAGAAGAACTGGACATTACAGATACCGACTCAGCGGATACTGAACTGTCGACAGCTGAAAAAAGATTTTGCCCGGACACAGAAAAACGCCGCCGCATTGAAGCTATGCGGGAACAGCGTGAACTGGAACGCGAACTCAGGGAATTCTTTGACGACTGA
- a CDS encoding PA3496 family putative envelope integrity protein, with amino-acid sequence MSSKIRLEDLSAEAFDDMDNSFFGEDKQQRPKKAKTKRKRQMIEDYMEERQLKRRISDGFEWA; translated from the coding sequence ATGAGCAGCAAAATCCGTCTTGAAGACCTATCTGCAGAAGCCTTTGATGATATGGACAACAGCTTCTTTGGTGAAGACAAACAACAGCGCCCGAAAAAAGCCAAAACAAAACGCAAACGCCAGATGATCGAAGATTATATGGAAGAACGTCAGTTGAAACGGCGCATCAGCGACGGCTTTGAATGGGCCTGA
- a CDS encoding YgiQ family radical SAM protein produces the protein MRIHAPDIFSFPPYRAKSDNPAPFLPTTRAEMDQLGWDSCDIIIVTGDAYVDHPSFGMAVMGRLLEAQGFRVGIIAQPDWRSAEPFMALGKPNLYYGVTAGNMDSMINRYTADLRMRHDDAYTAGGEGGKRPDRAVIVYSQRCKEAYRDVPVVIGGIEASLRRIAQYDYWSDKVRRSVLIDATADILLYGNAERAIVDLSHALAEGKSLDDIWNLRGTVHLRKAPPAGYVELDSSRIDWPGNIDKLPNPYDFGNQENDSDNGTACGTAPDDLADIPAPIKIVPMPLKRKEKLEFETTYIRLPSFDKVTKDPALYAHASRVLHQESNPHNARALMQKHGNREVWVNPPPIPLTTEEMDGVFGLQYQRVPHPKYGKAKIPAYDMIRFSINIMRGCFGGCTFCSITEHEGRIIQSRSHESIINEIEDIKEKVPGFTGSISDLGGPTSNMYFLNCNDDEIQSNCRKLSCVYPTICKNLTTDHSPTTELYRKARKVQGIHNVAIASGLRYDLAVRDPEYVKELVTYHVGGYLKIAPEHSEPNTLSKMMKPGMDTYYDFKNMFDRFSREAGKKQYLIPYFIAAHPGCDDEDMLSLSLWLKDNDLKVDQVQTFYPSPMSLATAMYHSEKNPLKQITYKSDRMYIPKQTEQRKAHKTLLRYHDKENWPQLRAKLKEMGRSELIGRGKECLVAEEEAPKRQSGAKTAGQGSAQAAKGYQPVTPQAVKARKKPAQSKASQKQKPAAKTATGAKARSAQRSRIADRIKQR, from the coding sequence ATGAGAATACACGCCCCCGATATCTTTTCGTTTCCGCCATACAGGGCCAAAAGCGATAATCCGGCACCGTTTTTACCGACAACCCGTGCAGAAATGGACCAGCTTGGCTGGGACAGTTGCGACATTATCATCGTGACCGGTGATGCCTATGTGGACCATCCGAGCTTCGGTATGGCAGTGATGGGGCGGTTGCTGGAAGCGCAGGGATTCCGGGTTGGCATTATTGCCCAGCCGGACTGGCGCAGTGCTGAGCCGTTTATGGCCCTGGGCAAGCCAAATCTGTATTACGGGGTAACCGCCGGAAATATGGATTCGATGATCAACCGCTACACGGCGGATCTGCGGATGCGTCATGACGATGCTTATACGGCGGGCGGGGAAGGCGGTAAGCGTCCTGACAGGGCGGTCATTGTCTACAGTCAGCGCTGTAAGGAAGCCTACCGGGATGTACCGGTAGTCATCGGCGGGATTGAGGCGAGCCTGCGACGGATCGCTCAGTACGATTACTGGAGTGACAAGGTCAGACGTTCAGTACTGATTGATGCCACGGCGGATATTCTGCTTTACGGCAATGCTGAGCGGGCCATTGTGGACCTGTCACATGCGCTGGCTGAAGGGAAGTCGCTGGATGATATCTGGAATCTGCGTGGCACGGTGCATTTACGTAAAGCACCGCCTGCCGGCTATGTTGAGCTGGATTCTTCCCGGATTGACTGGCCGGGTAATATCGATAAATTGCCTAACCCTTATGATTTTGGCAATCAGGAAAATGACAGTGATAACGGTACTGCCTGCGGCACGGCCCCGGATGATCTGGCAGACATTCCGGCACCCATAAAAATAGTACCGATGCCGCTTAAGCGTAAGGAAAAGCTTGAGTTCGAAACGACCTATATCCGGTTACCGTCGTTCGATAAAGTCACCAAAGATCCGGCCCTCTATGCTCATGCTTCACGGGTGTTGCATCAGGAATCGAATCCGCACAATGCCCGTGCGCTGATGCAGAAACACGGTAACCGGGAGGTGTGGGTTAACCCGCCGCCGATTCCCCTGACCACTGAAGAGATGGATGGTGTGTTTGGCCTGCAGTACCAGCGGGTGCCGCATCCGAAGTACGGTAAGGCGAAGATTCCGGCGTATGACATGATCCGTTTTTCGATCAATATTATGCGCGGCTGTTTCGGTGGCTGTACCTTCTGTTCGATTACCGAACATGAAGGGCGGATCATTCAGAGCCGGTCCCATGAGTCGATCATTAATGAGATTGAAGATATCAAAGAGAAAGTGCCGGGCTTTACCGGCTCAATCTCGGATTTGGGCGGCCCCACGTCCAATATGTATTTCCTCAACTGTAATGATGATGAAATTCAGTCGAATTGCCGTAAGCTTTCCTGTGTCTATCCGACTATCTGTAAGAACCTGACGACGGATCACAGTCCGACCACTGAGCTGTACCGCAAAGCCCGTAAGGTGCAAGGCATCCATAATGTCGCGATCGCTTCCGGCCTGCGTTACGATCTGGCGGTGCGAGACCCGGAATATGTTAAAGAGCTGGTCACCTATCATGTGGGCGGTTATTTGAAGATTGCGCCGGAGCACAGCGAGCCGAATACCCTCAGTAAGATGATGAAACCGGGTATGGATACCTACTACGACTTCAAGAATATGTTTGACCGTTTCTCCAGAGAAGCGGGTAAGAAGCAGTATCTGATTCCGTATTTTATTGCCGCCCATCCGGGCTGTGATGATGAGGATATGCTGAGCCTGTCTTTATGGCTCAAGGACAATGATCTGAAAGTGGACCAGGTGCAGACTTTCTATCCCTCCCCTATGTCTCTGGCAACCGCCATGTATCACTCCGAAAAGAATCCGCTGAAGCAGATTACTTATAAGAGTGACCGCATGTATATCCCTAAGCAGACTGAGCAGCGTAAAGCCCATAAAACCCTGCTGCGTTACCATGATAAGGAGAACTGGCCACAGCTGCGGGCCAAGCTGAAGGAGATGGGGCGTTCAGAGCTGATCGGCCGGGGTAAAGAGTGTCTGGTTGCAGAAGAAGAGGCGCCGAAGCGTCAGTCCGGGGCAAAAACTGCTGGTCAGGGCAGCGCGCAGGCTGCTAAGGGTTATCAGCCGGTTACACCGCAGGCGGTTAAGGCCAGGAAAAAGCCAGCGCAGAGTAAAGCGTCACAGAAACAGAAGCCGGCTGCTAAAACGGCCACCGGGGCCAAGGCCCGCAGTGCCCAGCGCAGCCGGATAGCCGACCGGATAAAGCAGCGCTGA